The following are encoded in a window of Staphylospora marina genomic DNA:
- a CDS encoding NADH:flavin oxidoreductase/NADH oxidase, translating to MIHLATPFEWKGLTLRNRVVMPPMCQLSAMGRDGKPNDWHFVHYVSRAIGGTGLIIIEMTDIEPDGRITDLDLGIWSDEHIPAFRRIVTEVKKHGAAVGIQIGHAGRKAEHVETPVSSSAIPFGPGFPPPRALSTSEVKDMVLKFREAARRAVEAGVDTIELHGAHGYLIHQFHSPLINRRDDEYGRDLARFGVEVIQSVKSVMPDDMPLLFRISAVEYADGGYDLDHAIELCRRYREAGVDMFHISSGGEAPLGRRRPGSHAGYQLPMARAVKQALDVPVIAVGNLDDPEVAESAVANGDADLVSVGRGMLRDPYWTLHALQALGAETRAPEPYKVAFRRVRSAMS from the coding sequence ATGATTCATTTGGCAACGCCGTTTGAGTGGAAGGGATTGACACTGAGAAACCGGGTGGTGATGCCGCCCATGTGTCAGTTGTCCGCCATGGGCAGGGATGGAAAGCCCAATGACTGGCATTTCGTTCACTATGTGTCCAGGGCGATCGGCGGCACGGGCCTGATCATCATCGAAATGACCGATATAGAACCGGACGGCCGGATCACGGACCTGGACCTCGGCATCTGGTCCGACGAACACATTCCCGCATTCCGGCGCATCGTCACGGAAGTGAAAAAACACGGAGCCGCGGTCGGCATTCAGATCGGACACGCGGGCCGCAAGGCGGAACACGTAGAAACGCCCGTTTCGTCATCTGCGATCCCTTTCGGTCCCGGATTTCCACCCCCCCGCGCACTGTCCACCTCCGAAGTGAAGGACATGGTCCTGAAATTCCGTGAAGCCGCCCGTCGAGCGGTGGAAGCGGGGGTGGACACCATCGAGCTTCACGGTGCCCACGGCTACCTGATCCATCAGTTCCATTCTCCCCTGATCAATCGGCGGGATGATGAATACGGCCGGGATCTTGCCCGGTTCGGCGTGGAAGTGATTCAGTCCGTGAAAAGCGTCATGCCGGATGACATGCCGCTTTTGTTCCGCATTTCGGCGGTCGAATATGCGGACGGCGGCTATGACCTTGACCATGCCATCGAACTGTGCCGCCGCTACCGGGAGGCCGGCGTCGACATGTTTCACATTTCCAGCGGCGGGGAAGCTCCGCTCGGTCGAAGGCGTCCCGGAAGCCACGCGGGGTATCAGTTGCCGATGGCGCGTGCCGTCAAACAGGCCCTCGACGTCCCGGTCATCGCCGTGGGCAATCTGGATGATCCCGAGGTTGCCGAATCGGCCGTGGCCAACGGTGACGCTGATCTGGTCTCCGTCGGCCGGGGCATGCTCCGCGATCCCTATTGGACGCTGCACGCACTCCAGGCTCTGGGGGCGGAAACCCGCGCTCCGGAGCCGTACAAAGTGGCGTTCCGCCGAGTCCGGTCCGCCATGTCCTGA
- a CDS encoding MBL fold metallo-hydrolase, with amino-acid sequence MSKYHTVLRLEDGIFHLFEPSGVGCTLVLGQEKALLFDTGHGLGDLLGAVRSITDLPVVLVNSHGHIDHVGGNWQFASAYIHPADKELAERHVSREKREWIIRMKFSDPKKLPENFSVDTYTSRTAGEWLPVEDGQSFELGGRSLRVIHTPGHTHGCICLLDEQTRTLLTGDLVAPVTWMFLPESTTIGTFVQSLERLREWDFEKIIVSHLAGILRRGFIDRMLQCARNIDVAGSRPFPTPLAENVLVYREGGEPGTRGYVSIAYTRDKLDL; translated from the coding sequence ATGTCCAAGTATCATACTGTGCTTCGGCTGGAAGACGGGATCTTCCATCTCTTCGAACCTTCCGGAGTGGGCTGCACGCTCGTCCTGGGTCAGGAAAAAGCCCTGCTCTTTGACACCGGTCACGGTCTCGGTGACCTCCTGGGCGCGGTCCGGTCCATCACCGACCTGCCGGTAGTTCTCGTCAATTCCCACGGGCACATCGATCATGTCGGAGGCAACTGGCAATTTGCGTCGGCGTACATCCACCCTGCAGACAAAGAACTCGCCGAACGGCATGTGTCCCGGGAAAAGAGAGAATGGATCATCCGCATGAAGTTTTCCGATCCAAAGAAACTCCCCGAGAACTTCTCGGTGGACACATACACATCCAGAACGGCCGGTGAATGGCTGCCCGTGGAAGACGGACAGTCGTTCGAGCTGGGTGGCCGGTCGCTGCGGGTGATCCACACCCCCGGTCACACGCATGGATGCATCTGCCTGCTGGATGAACAGACCCGTACCTTGCTCACCGGCGATCTGGTCGCTCCCGTCACCTGGATGTTCCTTCCGGAGAGCACCACCATCGGGACGTTCGTGCAAAGTCTGGAGCGTCTCCGCGAATGGGACTTCGAGAAAATCATCGTCTCCCACCTGGCCGGCATCCTGCGCCGCGGCTTCATCGACCGGATGCTCCAATGTGCGAGAAACATCGACGTGGCTGGTAGCCGGCCCTTCCCCACCCCACTCGCCGAAAACGTCCTCGTCTACCGCGAAGGCGGCGAGCCCGGCACCCGGGGCTATGTATCCATTGCCTATACCCGTGACAAACTGGACCTGTGA
- a CDS encoding transglutaminase domain-containing protein — translation MKSVEQWLDACLQPAGDISRAFQSMGVRTFREAARYVQALPYGRNTNRADARSVLREGKGTCSTKHALLAMLAEENKIPVRLMIGIYLMNEANTPGVGNVLTQHGLTAIPEAHCYLRLNEQYLDFTRQTGQKDKIPLSFLAEKEIAPNEIGEEKIRFHQDWLKHWVTTSAVPVKDWRKVWEIREACIAALSQFPG, via the coding sequence ATGAAAAGCGTTGAACAATGGTTGGATGCTTGTCTTCAACCTGCAGGCGACATATCCCGGGCGTTTCAATCCATGGGTGTGCGGACCTTTCGGGAAGCTGCCCGTTACGTGCAGGCGTTGCCATACGGGCGGAATACAAACCGTGCGGATGCGCGGTCGGTCTTGCGCGAAGGAAAAGGGACGTGCAGTACCAAGCATGCGCTGCTCGCGATGCTGGCGGAGGAAAACAAGATTCCCGTACGATTGATGATAGGCATTTACTTGATGAACGAAGCCAACACTCCCGGCGTCGGCAACGTGTTGACACAACACGGCCTGACGGCAATCCCGGAAGCACATTGTTATCTGCGGCTGAATGAGCAGTATTTGGATTTCACCCGTCAAACCGGACAAAAGGACAAAATCCCCCTGTCATTCCTGGCGGAAAAAGAGATTGCTCCCAACGAGATCGGCGAGGAAAAAATCCGGTTTCATCAAGACTGGTTGAAGCACTGGGTAACAACCTCGGCCGTGCCCGTCAAGGACTGGAGAAAAGTGTGGGAGATCCGTGAAGCGTGCATCGCCGCATTGTCACAATTTCCCGGATGA
- a CDS encoding PepSY-associated TM helix domain-containing protein, with amino-acid sequence MEERVANMRSTGQTEHRREGRHWYAVVWRWHFYAGLLFAPVIFLLAVTGAVYLFKPQLEEWLYRDWMYVSPGERKLAPTDLLERVKQANPDAMITAFTPSFAPDRAAEVMLKKDGMAFTVFVDPYNGKIQGVRNESDRLMNRVKVLHGELMAGTAGDRIVELAACWTLILVATGLYLWWPREKRRAVFGTFLPRFAAKRRVLWRDLHAVSAFWLSAGIVALVLTGLPWSGFTGEWISRFAAETGTGYPRYLWDGKPESTVPTKEVADVPWAAETLPVPFSASGNRPISLERVMHIAEANRVKPGYVIHLPEGKKGVYTVSLRANRPEDEATLHLDQYSGNVLADLRFSDYGPLAKAISVGIALHEGRYFGLWNQLLGLLICLGLVFLVVSGWVMWWKRRPAGKLGVPPKPESSSRIKGAAGWLVIMGLVFPLVGVSLLLAMAVDRWVVTRVPLLAKWLG; translated from the coding sequence ATGGAGGAACGTGTGGCCAACATGCGGAGCACGGGACAAACGGAACATCGTCGGGAAGGCAGGCATTGGTACGCAGTGGTATGGCGTTGGCATTTTTATGCGGGTCTCCTCTTTGCTCCCGTCATCTTCCTGCTGGCTGTCACCGGGGCCGTGTACCTGTTCAAACCGCAGCTGGAGGAATGGTTGTACCGGGATTGGATGTACGTCAGCCCGGGGGAGCGAAAGTTGGCCCCCACGGATTTGCTCGAAAGGGTGAAACAAGCGAATCCGGATGCGATGATCACCGCCTTCACACCGTCTTTTGCACCGGACCGGGCGGCGGAAGTGATGCTGAAAAAGGACGGGATGGCGTTCACGGTGTTTGTCGATCCGTACAACGGAAAGATCCAGGGGGTGCGAAACGAATCTGACCGCCTGATGAACCGGGTGAAGGTCCTGCATGGCGAACTCATGGCCGGCACGGCGGGGGACCGGATCGTGGAGCTGGCGGCGTGCTGGACCTTGATCCTTGTCGCGACGGGGCTGTATCTGTGGTGGCCGCGGGAGAAACGGCGGGCTGTGTTCGGGACGTTTTTGCCGCGCTTTGCCGCAAAAAGACGGGTGCTGTGGCGGGACCTGCATGCTGTTTCGGCGTTTTGGCTGTCCGCTGGCATCGTGGCACTGGTGTTGACGGGACTTCCCTGGTCCGGTTTCACGGGAGAGTGGATTTCCCGATTCGCCGCGGAGACCGGAACGGGATATCCCAGGTATTTGTGGGACGGCAAACCGGAATCCACCGTCCCGACCAAAGAAGTGGCGGATGTCCCCTGGGCGGCCGAGACGCTGCCGGTTCCTTTTTCCGCGAGCGGAAATCGCCCGATTTCCTTGGAACGGGTCATGCACATTGCCGAAGCCAATCGGGTGAAACCGGGATACGTGATTCATCTTCCGGAGGGGAAGAAGGGGGTTTACACCGTGTCGCTGCGGGCAAACCGTCCGGAAGATGAGGCCACGCTTCACCTCGACCAGTACAGCGGAAATGTGCTGGCCGATCTCCGATTCAGTGATTACGGACCGTTGGCCAAGGCGATTTCCGTCGGGATCGCGCTGCATGAAGGACGGTACTTTGGCTTGTGGAACCAGCTGCTGGGTTTGCTGATCTGCCTGGGGCTGGTCTTCCTCGTCGTGAGCGGCTGGGTCATGTGGTGGAAACGGAGACCGGCAGGCAAGCTGGGGGTTCCGCCGAAACCGGAGAGCAGCTCCCGGATAAAAGGAGCCGCCGGATGGTTGGTGATCATGGGGCTGGTGTTCCCGCTGGTCGGAGTTTCCTTGCTGCTTGCGATGGCGGTGGACCGGTGGGTGGTGACGCGGGTGCCGCTGCTGGCCAAGTGGTTGGGATGA
- a CDS encoding glutathione peroxidase, which yields MSVYQFVATRINGQEQPLSDYKGQVLLIVNTASKCGLTPQYQELQQLYDRYKDRGFQVLGFPCNQFGGQEPGSEEEIQEFCQINYGVTFPMFAKIHVNGPNTHPLFQYLKDNTSAMLFKDIKWNFTKFLVNRRGEVVKRYAPTTSPASIAADIERLLEEPMESA from the coding sequence ATGAGCGTTTACCAGTTTGTCGCGACACGGATCAACGGACAGGAGCAGCCGCTCTCCGATTACAAGGGACAGGTGCTCCTGATCGTGAATACGGCCAGCAAGTGCGGTTTGACCCCGCAGTACCAGGAGCTTCAACAGCTGTATGATCGCTACAAGGACCGGGGATTTCAAGTGCTCGGCTTCCCCTGCAACCAGTTTGGCGGTCAGGAGCCGGGAAGCGAGGAGGAGATTCAGGAATTCTGCCAGATCAACTACGGGGTCACGTTCCCCATGTTTGCCAAGATCCACGTGAACGGCCCGAACACCCATCCCTTGTTTCAGTACCTGAAAGACAACACGTCTGCCATGCTGTTCAAGGACATCAAGTGGAACTTCACCAAATTTCTCGTGAATCGTCGGGGGGAAGTGGTCAAAAGGTATGCACCGACCACATCACCAGCCAGCATCGCGGCCGACATTGAGCGGCTGCTCGAAGAACCGATGGAATCGGCCTGA